The following are encoded together in the Pygocentrus nattereri isolate fPygNat1 chromosome 15, fPygNat1.pri, whole genome shotgun sequence genome:
- the plpp2b gene encoding phospholipid phosphatase 2b — MTNLRKKKLFVLIDVLCVIVASLPFVIMNIIYRPYQRGIHCDDESIMYPLKSDTITHGLMAAVAISCTVIILSSGEAYLVYSKKLQSNSGFNQYVAALYKAVGTFLFGAAVSQSLTDLAKFTIGRPRPNFLTVCAPKICKGYVAKINCTGDPGDVTESRLSFYSGHSSFGMYCMLFLALYVQARLRAKWARLLRPTIQFFLVAFAVYVGYTRVSDYKHHWSDVLVGLLQGALVAVLVVRYVSDFFKRHPSTQCSSPDTVESDMLERKPSIQVGDLEHNNHYGYHRPT, encoded by the exons CCTCCCTGCCCTTCGTGATTATGAACATTATTTACCGGCCGTACCAGCGCGGCATCCACTGTGACGATGAGAGCATTATGTACCCTCTGAAGTCCGACACCATCACACATGGACTGATGGCCGCCGTCGCCATTTCCTGCACTGTTATCATT cTGTCATCGGGTGAGGCCTATCTGGTCTACAGTAAGAAACTCCAGTCTAACTCTGGATTTAACCAGTACGTGGCTGCCCTTTACAAGGCAGTGGGCACCTTCCTGTTTGGAGCCGCTGTGAGTCAGTCACTCACAGACCTAGCCAAGTTCACCATCGGACGTCCGCGCCCCAACTTCTTAACAGTCTGTGCCCCCAAAATCTGCAAAGGCTATGTGGCAAAAATCAACTGCACTGGTGACCCAGGTGATGTCACAGAGTCCAG GCTGTCCTTCTACTCAGGGCATTCGTCCTTTGGGATGTACTGCATGCTGTTCCTGGCG ctgTACGTGCAGGCTAGGCTGAGGGCCAAATGGGCCAGACTCCTGCGGCCCACCATTCAGTTCTTTCTGGTGGCATTTGCCGTGTATGTGGGCTACACCCGAGTGTCGGATTACAAGCATCACTGGAGCGATGTTCTCGTTGGGCTCCTCCAAGGGGCGCTAGTTGCTGTCCTTGTT GTGCGATATGTGTCAGATTTCTTCAAGCGACATCCTTCAACTCAGTGCTCAAGTCCAGATACAGTCGAGAGTGACATGCTGGAGAGAAAGCCCAGCATTCAGGTGGGAGATTTGGAGCACAACAACCATTACGGCTACCACAGGCCTACATGA